A region of Peromyscus maniculatus bairdii isolate BWxNUB_F1_BW_parent chromosome 7, HU_Pman_BW_mat_3.1, whole genome shotgun sequence DNA encodes the following proteins:
- the Xcr1 gene encoding chemokine XC receptor 1 isoform X1, giving the protein MESGADSDALSISASWVQMESSTAFENITFYYDDTPSRLCENKTIFATFSTIVLYSLVFLLSLVGNSLVFWVLVKYENLESLTNIFILNLCLSDLMFSCLLPVWASAQYWGWLLGDFLCKVLNLIFSISLYSSIFFLTIMTIHRYLSVVSPLSTLGIHTLRCRVLVTIFVWAASILSSIPDAIFHKVISPKCDYFELRGFLASVYQHNIFFLLSMGIILFCYIQILRTLFRSRSRQRHRTVRLIFTIVVAYFLSWAPYNLILFLRTLQETGIIQQTCEIRQQLDMAMIICRKLAFSHCCFNPVLYVFVGVKFRRHLKRLLQQVWLCRQKTFSPVSSPYSPGAFMYEGPSFY; this is encoded by the exons ATGGAAAGTGGTGCAGACTCAG ATGCTCTCagtatctctgcctcctgggtccaAATGGAGTCTTCTACAGCCTTTGAGAATATCACCTTTTATTATGATGATACACCAAGTCGTCTATGTGAAAACAAGACCATCTTTGCCACCTTCTCCACCATTGTCCTGTACTCTCTGGTATTTCTCCTCAGCCTGGTGGGTAACAGCCTGGTTTTCTGGGTCTTGGTGAAGTATGAGAATCTAGAGTCACTCACTAATATCTTCATCCTCAACCTGTGTCTCTCAGACCTTATGttctcctgcctgctgcctgtgtggGCCTCAGCACAATATTGGGGTTGGTTGCTAGGTGATTTCCTCTGCAAGGTCCTCAATCTGATATTCTCCATCAGCCTCTACAGCAGCATCTTCTTTCTCACCATTATGACCATCCACCGCTACCTGTCTGTAGTGAGCCCTCTCTCTACTCTGGGTATCCATACCCTCCGCTGCCGTGTGCTGGTGACCATATTCGTGTGGGCAGCCAGCATCCTGTCTTCCATCCCTGATGCTATCTTCCACAAGGTGATTTCCCCAAAATGTGATTATTTTGAACTCCGTGGGTTCTTGGCCTCAGTCTATCAGCACaacatcttcttcctcctttccatggGGATCATCCTGTTCTGTTATATACAGATTCTCAGGACCTTGTTTCGCTCAAGGTCCAGACAGAGGCACCGGACAGTCAGGCTCATCTTCACCATTGTGGTGGCATACTTCCTCAGCTGGGCTCCCTACAACCTCATTCTCTTCCTAAGGACACTGCAGGAAACTGGAATCATCCAGCAGACCTGTGAGATCAGGCAGCAGCTGGACATGGCTATGATCATCTGCCGCAAGCTGGCCTTCTCCCACTGCTGCTTCAACCCAGTGCTTTATGTCTTTGTTGGGGTCAAGTTCCGCAGACACCTAAAACGTCTCCTCCAGCAGGTCTGGCTGTGCCGGCAGAAGACATTTAGCCCTGTCTCATCCCCCTACTCCCCTGGTGCCTTCATGTATGAGGGCCCCTCCTTCTACTGA
- the Xcr1 gene encoding chemokine XC receptor 1 isoform X2 — MCWYKDALSISASWVQMESSTAFENITFYYDDTPSRLCENKTIFATFSTIVLYSLVFLLSLVGNSLVFWVLVKYENLESLTNIFILNLCLSDLMFSCLLPVWASAQYWGWLLGDFLCKVLNLIFSISLYSSIFFLTIMTIHRYLSVVSPLSTLGIHTLRCRVLVTIFVWAASILSSIPDAIFHKVISPKCDYFELRGFLASVYQHNIFFLLSMGIILFCYIQILRTLFRSRSRQRHRTVRLIFTIVVAYFLSWAPYNLILFLRTLQETGIIQQTCEIRQQLDMAMIICRKLAFSHCCFNPVLYVFVGVKFRRHLKRLLQQVWLCRQKTFSPVSSPYSPGAFMYEGPSFY; from the exons ATGTGTTGGTATAAag ATGCTCTCagtatctctgcctcctgggtccaAATGGAGTCTTCTACAGCCTTTGAGAATATCACCTTTTATTATGATGATACACCAAGTCGTCTATGTGAAAACAAGACCATCTTTGCCACCTTCTCCACCATTGTCCTGTACTCTCTGGTATTTCTCCTCAGCCTGGTGGGTAACAGCCTGGTTTTCTGGGTCTTGGTGAAGTATGAGAATCTAGAGTCACTCACTAATATCTTCATCCTCAACCTGTGTCTCTCAGACCTTATGttctcctgcctgctgcctgtgtggGCCTCAGCACAATATTGGGGTTGGTTGCTAGGTGATTTCCTCTGCAAGGTCCTCAATCTGATATTCTCCATCAGCCTCTACAGCAGCATCTTCTTTCTCACCATTATGACCATCCACCGCTACCTGTCTGTAGTGAGCCCTCTCTCTACTCTGGGTATCCATACCCTCCGCTGCCGTGTGCTGGTGACCATATTCGTGTGGGCAGCCAGCATCCTGTCTTCCATCCCTGATGCTATCTTCCACAAGGTGATTTCCCCAAAATGTGATTATTTTGAACTCCGTGGGTTCTTGGCCTCAGTCTATCAGCACaacatcttcttcctcctttccatggGGATCATCCTGTTCTGTTATATACAGATTCTCAGGACCTTGTTTCGCTCAAGGTCCAGACAGAGGCACCGGACAGTCAGGCTCATCTTCACCATTGTGGTGGCATACTTCCTCAGCTGGGCTCCCTACAACCTCATTCTCTTCCTAAGGACACTGCAGGAAACTGGAATCATCCAGCAGACCTGTGAGATCAGGCAGCAGCTGGACATGGCTATGATCATCTGCCGCAAGCTGGCCTTCTCCCACTGCTGCTTCAACCCAGTGCTTTATGTCTTTGTTGGGGTCAAGTTCCGCAGACACCTAAAACGTCTCCTCCAGCAGGTCTGGCTGTGCCGGCAGAAGACATTTAGCCCTGTCTCATCCCCCTACTCCCCTGGTGCCTTCATGTATGAGGGCCCCTCCTTCTACTGA